In the genome of Anomalospiza imberbis isolate Cuckoo-Finch-1a 21T00152 chromosome 29, ASM3175350v1, whole genome shotgun sequence, one region contains:
- the TUFT1 gene encoding tuftelin isoform X2 — MNGLPGWAALPESPELSMRRPTEFPEFPSPENYPRSLEDSGGGSRSAWNPDEAGPVLRLRLPRDPPREPRPKQKPVGRAFAMVAKRSDGNSLASECVKSKDGDEEIIKVYLKARADHEEPVMQLKSEVRHIQEAGSALKKLREDLSTKLQTQTEFQEFREFCEFQESSEVMLEKRKQSCSCWGNSQENLEEPEALQLLRRLQEAEKRHQLERNGLERALLRCQEDVEQANSARSRAETEVEQLQRLLAGMEKDHRDLLARMESGQAELERLRKEEGERAAQQERSSQLEKEVAGLREKIHHLDDMLKSQQRKVRQMIEQLQNSKSVIQAKDAAIQELKERVSYLEAENLEMHDRIEHLIEKQVSRGGSSARARSKSEYVSSKRLPGPKPLPLIRVVET; from the exons ATGAACGGGCTCCCGGGCTGGGCCGCGCTCCCCGAATCCCCG gagctgagcatgAGGCGCcccacagaattcccagaatttcccaGCCCTGAAAACTACCCCAGATCCCTGGAAGATTCTGGAGGAGGCTCCAGATCCGCCTGGAATCCAGAC GAGGCCGGGCCGGTGCTGAGGCTGCGCCTGCCCCGAGACCCCCCCAGGGAGCCCCGGCCCAAACAGAAG CCGGTGGGCAGAGCCTTTGCCATGGTGGCCAAGAGATCCGACGGGAATTCCTTGGCCTCAGAGTGCGTCAAATCCAAGGATGGCGACGAGGAGATCATCAAG gtTTATCTCAAGGCTCGCGCCGACCACGAGGAGCCAGTGATGCAACTCAAGAGCGAAGTCCGGCACATCCAGGAG gcTGGGAGCGCCCTCAAAAAACTCCGGGAAGATTTGAGCACCAAACTCCAGACCCAGACAGAATTTcaggaattccgggaatttTGCGAATTCCAGGAGAGCTCTGAG GTGATGCTGGAGAAGCGGaaacagagctgctcctgctggggaaattcccaggaaaacctG GAGGAGCCCGaggccctgcagctcctgcgGAGGCTCCAGGAGGCGGAAAAACGGCACCAGCTGGAGCGGAATGGCCTCGAG AGGGCGCTGTTGCGGTGCCAGGAGGACGTGGAGCAGGCGAATTCTGCCCGCAGCCGAGCGGAGACGGAggtggagcagctccagaggctCCTGGCAGGCATGGAAAAG GATCACCGGGATCTGCTGGCGCGGATGGAATCGGGACAGGCGGAGCTGGAGCGGCTCcggaaggaggaaggggagagagcagcacagcaggagcg CTcatcccagctggagaaggaggtggCAGGACTCCGGGAGAAAATCCATCATCTGGACGACATGCTCAAGAGCCAGCAGCGCAAAGTCCGCCAGATGATTGAGCAG CTGCAGAACTCCAAGAGCGTGATCCAGGCCAAGGACGCTGCgatccaggagctgaaggaaagAGTTTCCTACCTGGAAGCAGAG AATCTGGAGATGCATGACCGGATCGAGCACCTGATTGAGAAACAAGTGAGCCGGGGCGGGAGCAGTGCCCGCGCACGCTCCAAGTCAGAATACGTCAGCAG CAAACGCCTTCCAGGCCCGAAGCCGCTGCCCCTGATCCGAGTGGTGGAAACCTGA
- the TUFT1 gene encoding tuftelin isoform X1 codes for MNGLPGWAALPESPQELSMRRPTEFPEFPSPENYPRSLEDSGGGSRSAWNPDEAGPVLRLRLPRDPPREPRPKQKPVGRAFAMVAKRSDGNSLASECVKSKDGDEEIIKVYLKARADHEEPVMQLKSEVRHIQEAGSALKKLREDLSTKLQTQTEFQEFREFCEFQESSEVMLEKRKQSCSCWGNSQENLEEPEALQLLRRLQEAEKRHQLERNGLERALLRCQEDVEQANSARSRAETEVEQLQRLLAGMEKDHRDLLARMESGQAELERLRKEEGERAAQQERSSQLEKEVAGLREKIHHLDDMLKSQQRKVRQMIEQLQNSKSVIQAKDAAIQELKERVSYLEAENLEMHDRIEHLIEKQVSRGGSSARARSKSEYVSSKRLPGPKPLPLIRVVET; via the exons ATGAACGGGCTCCCGGGCTGGGCCGCGCTCCCCGAATCCCCG caggagctgagcatgAGGCGCcccacagaattcccagaatttcccaGCCCTGAAAACTACCCCAGATCCCTGGAAGATTCTGGAGGAGGCTCCAGATCCGCCTGGAATCCAGAC GAGGCCGGGCCGGTGCTGAGGCTGCGCCTGCCCCGAGACCCCCCCAGGGAGCCCCGGCCCAAACAGAAG CCGGTGGGCAGAGCCTTTGCCATGGTGGCCAAGAGATCCGACGGGAATTCCTTGGCCTCAGAGTGCGTCAAATCCAAGGATGGCGACGAGGAGATCATCAAG gtTTATCTCAAGGCTCGCGCCGACCACGAGGAGCCAGTGATGCAACTCAAGAGCGAAGTCCGGCACATCCAGGAG gcTGGGAGCGCCCTCAAAAAACTCCGGGAAGATTTGAGCACCAAACTCCAGACCCAGACAGAATTTcaggaattccgggaatttTGCGAATTCCAGGAGAGCTCTGAG GTGATGCTGGAGAAGCGGaaacagagctgctcctgctggggaaattcccaggaaaacctG GAGGAGCCCGaggccctgcagctcctgcgGAGGCTCCAGGAGGCGGAAAAACGGCACCAGCTGGAGCGGAATGGCCTCGAG AGGGCGCTGTTGCGGTGCCAGGAGGACGTGGAGCAGGCGAATTCTGCCCGCAGCCGAGCGGAGACGGAggtggagcagctccagaggctCCTGGCAGGCATGGAAAAG GATCACCGGGATCTGCTGGCGCGGATGGAATCGGGACAGGCGGAGCTGGAGCGGCTCcggaaggaggaaggggagagagcagcacagcaggagcg CTcatcccagctggagaaggaggtggCAGGACTCCGGGAGAAAATCCATCATCTGGACGACATGCTCAAGAGCCAGCAGCGCAAAGTCCGCCAGATGATTGAGCAG CTGCAGAACTCCAAGAGCGTGATCCAGGCCAAGGACGCTGCgatccaggagctgaaggaaagAGTTTCCTACCTGGAAGCAGAG AATCTGGAGATGCATGACCGGATCGAGCACCTGATTGAGAAACAAGTGAGCCGGGGCGGGAGCAGTGCCCGCGCACGCTCCAAGTCAGAATACGTCAGCAG CAAACGCCTTCCAGGCCCGAAGCCGCTGCCCCTGATCCGAGTGGTGGAAACCTGA
- the TUFT1 gene encoding tuftelin isoform X3 yields MRRPTEFPEFPSPENYPRSLEDSGGGSRSAWNPDEAGPVLRLRLPRDPPREPRPKQKPVGRAFAMVAKRSDGNSLASECVKSKDGDEEIIKVYLKARADHEEPVMQLKSEVRHIQEAGSALKKLREDLSTKLQTQTEFQEFREFCEFQESSEVMLEKRKQSCSCWGNSQENLEEPEALQLLRRLQEAEKRHQLERNGLERALLRCQEDVEQANSARSRAETEVEQLQRLLAGMEKDHRDLLARMESGQAELERLRKEEGERAAQQERSSQLEKEVAGLREKIHHLDDMLKSQQRKVRQMIEQLQNSKSVIQAKDAAIQELKERVSYLEAENLEMHDRIEHLIEKQVSRGGSSARARSKSEYVSSKRLPGPKPLPLIRVVET; encoded by the exons atgAGGCGCcccacagaattcccagaatttcccaGCCCTGAAAACTACCCCAGATCCCTGGAAGATTCTGGAGGAGGCTCCAGATCCGCCTGGAATCCAGAC GAGGCCGGGCCGGTGCTGAGGCTGCGCCTGCCCCGAGACCCCCCCAGGGAGCCCCGGCCCAAACAGAAG CCGGTGGGCAGAGCCTTTGCCATGGTGGCCAAGAGATCCGACGGGAATTCCTTGGCCTCAGAGTGCGTCAAATCCAAGGATGGCGACGAGGAGATCATCAAG gtTTATCTCAAGGCTCGCGCCGACCACGAGGAGCCAGTGATGCAACTCAAGAGCGAAGTCCGGCACATCCAGGAG gcTGGGAGCGCCCTCAAAAAACTCCGGGAAGATTTGAGCACCAAACTCCAGACCCAGACAGAATTTcaggaattccgggaatttTGCGAATTCCAGGAGAGCTCTGAG GTGATGCTGGAGAAGCGGaaacagagctgctcctgctggggaaattcccaggaaaacctG GAGGAGCCCGaggccctgcagctcctgcgGAGGCTCCAGGAGGCGGAAAAACGGCACCAGCTGGAGCGGAATGGCCTCGAG AGGGCGCTGTTGCGGTGCCAGGAGGACGTGGAGCAGGCGAATTCTGCCCGCAGCCGAGCGGAGACGGAggtggagcagctccagaggctCCTGGCAGGCATGGAAAAG GATCACCGGGATCTGCTGGCGCGGATGGAATCGGGACAGGCGGAGCTGGAGCGGCTCcggaaggaggaaggggagagagcagcacagcaggagcg CTcatcccagctggagaaggaggtggCAGGACTCCGGGAGAAAATCCATCATCTGGACGACATGCTCAAGAGCCAGCAGCGCAAAGTCCGCCAGATGATTGAGCAG CTGCAGAACTCCAAGAGCGTGATCCAGGCCAAGGACGCTGCgatccaggagctgaaggaaagAGTTTCCTACCTGGAAGCAGAG AATCTGGAGATGCATGACCGGATCGAGCACCTGATTGAGAAACAAGTGAGCCGGGGCGGGAGCAGTGCCCGCGCACGCTCCAAGTCAGAATACGTCAGCAG CAAACGCCTTCCAGGCCCGAAGCCGCTGCCCCTGATCCGAGTGGTGGAAACCTGA